The genomic window GTCGAGATCTCAGAACATAAGGCGACTTTCGTGTCCTGAAGAGGCATTGTCGCGTagcctgcgcgcgcagcagcaactCGCAAAAACGAAGAGACACGGCGGAACGTCCTGCGGCCCTGTCCTGAAGCGTGTGGCAAGCCTGACTCCCAGTGAGCGTCCACGCGCAAACTGACGCCGCTCCACGCATGCCAAGGCAGTGCCACCCGAAACCCTAAAATCCAACACGAGTCGAATCGGTGAATTCGACACACACTCCACTGCGAGAGAAAATTCCTCCTCCGTGCGTCAAAGAAGGGGTGTTAGCTGGGAGCATACCCAGGCACACAAATACAGATGTGTGCACGCATTTATATACAGACGTATGCATgtacgcatgcacacgctgCATCCAGTGGGCACCATCTCCGCCACTGCTACATCGCGTTTTGGTTTTGAGGCTGACAGGCAGACGGCGGCTTGGCGAAAGCCAGAGAACTCACTTGAGAGACGTTTCTTCAGCCAGCGGATGGCCCCACCCATGGAGAGACTGTGCGGCCGGCAGTGAGTGATGAAGTTGATCTGGCGATCGAGTGCAATCTTCAGGTGCTTGTCCACTGCCTCGTAGGGCGGCGGGCAGTAGTCCTCAATGAATCGCTCAAAGGCTGCtcacgcacgcgcaggcgcacagaAAAGGACTCGCGTTTCTGGGTCGTcgcacgcgcagggcgccgcgagcacgTCCATCAGAGAAGACAAAAGCCCGCGAACTCTCGCACTCGGGGTCGCCTCGGGACACTGCAAATGCGCAGCTGGAGCACGTATCTGTGGCGGGTGGAGCTAACCGCTCGAGGTGCTTGAAGCGTTCACGCGTGAATGTCCAACAGAATCTCTTGATGCAGTGCCGTCTCACAAGTCCTTTGCAGGGCGCAAATAAGCCAGGGCACACCCCGCACAACAAGCGTCACTGCGGGCGCCTTCCCGCTTTCGAGGAGCACCTCCCAGCGGATCCAAGGCGAAGCATGAAACGGCCACCCTCTCGTAGCTCCGACATGCACAGATGTGCTTGTTCGCACGCGAATCCATGCAGCGTATGGTCTTTACTTTTTGCACCTACCAGATAATCTCGgacaaacatatatatatatatatatatatatatatatatatatatatatatagggtttagggtttagggttatatatatatatatatatatatagcttGATAGATAGCGAGATAGATGGATGGATAAATAGAGGATATGGGTAGTGGCTAGGGTCACATCCGCGGGAGCGCGTTGTGGCTGGAGCCCTCCCGGCGAAAGTGAGGGGAGAAAAATATTCCACCAATTCGGTTGCGAGTTCTCAGTTGAGCACTCGAGCTGAACTGGGGGCGCACCCGTTAGCATGGCGACCGTCCGCGCATTGGTGCCTGTGACGCGCCGACGGCCCATTTGAAGGCCTACGCGAATGACTGCGGGGTGCACCAGGTCCTGCTGGAAATCCATCACGATGCGAGTCTGCAGCGGAACCTCCTCGTTGCCTCCCTTCTGCCGGCGACCTGCGCAGGGCGATGGGCgcaacgcagccgcgcacagACCGCAAGCATCCGTGACTCAACggcgaaagcgagaagacaccccagccgcgaagaaggagacgcaagGGTCGGCGGACACGCGACACGCAGTCGCAGCGCTCCGCTTCGCACTCGCTGTCTCCacgcctgcctctccgcagAACTGCATACGAACGTAGTCTACAGACGACGTGCCCACGActccctcgccgcagacaggcgaCTTTTCTGTACTCACCTTGGGGTCGCTTCAGAATGGGGACGCCCTCAACTGTGAAGGAGCACATGGGAATGACAGAGCGGTCGTAGGGCGGCAAATGGCTCAAAAACCTCAAGTGACTGTGCCACTGGACGTTGCTCGAGGCCAGCGCGGACGCCTTGTTGGTCTCCTTCCTGCGCCGACCCTCCGGGCCCCCCtggccggccgccgcgctcggcggcaggggcgccgccgcgggcccgTGGTGGTGGGGTCTGCTGGTCCCTGCAGCCCCCGCGAGGAGCGGGGAGTTCCCGGAGCCCCCGCTGAAGCTCGGGCTTTTTCCTGCGGCGGCACTtggcgagagcgccgcgccggctgcgctgcccgcgcccttctccgACTTCCGGCGGGTCTGAGCGCCTGCGACGGTCTTCGCATGCGACGGCGTGACCGAAGAGACGCagtgcggcgcaggcgcccccgaagcaggcgacggcgaggagacaggcgggcCCCCcaacgccgacgccgcgcccgcggggccgATCGCCCCCGCGGATGCGACGACGCCTTCGAGCGTCATGGCGCCcccaggcgcgaggcggtcaCCGGGCGACGGCTGGCGCGCAACGGCgggcgagctgcggaggtcttcgcgcgcgcctcgattcgctgtctctctccgcggcagccgcaggctgCTCCACAAGGTGAGGCGCCTCTGAGGCTCCACAGAGcacggcgcgagcgcccgtGTCCCCCTAGCggtgcgcggagagagagcgagacaggcCAGTGACCagccgacggccgcgcgcgcgtgtggaAGGCAGCCTGCCGCAGGGAAGCgtgaagacgcggacgctTCGTCCTTCAGAGACTGCGAGGAACCGAGAGAATGAGTCTCCCGCAGAGAGTAGACTCGACTGCCCTCGCTGAGTTGGTGCAGCAGTGTGGCGAAGGTCGGACGAGGTGACGCGCAGTGTCGCGAGGACGTGGGCTAGAGCGACTGGGCAGCGCGAACCGCGGAGTTGGAGAGCTGTGTGGACGAAATGTGGAAAAAATGCGTGAGGACTGCGAAAACAGCCCGCGAGGATCCGGAAAAATTCACTCGGGGAGCGTTTTTTCCGCAGCAAAAAGACGGCCGCAGTGCCAGCGACAAGGGCCTTTCGCTCTGTCGTCCGCGGGGCCAAGGAGCTATTCAGAGCCGAAACGCGGCTCTTCTCGATCGGGGGAAAAAGCTGGTGAGAGAGTTCCGTGCAGCTTCTCCAAGCTCGCACGTCGTGCCCAAGAAACGACAAAAGAGCCGGTAACAGAAGCGAACAGCGTGAAGAGCCCGAGCGAACGGACGCCGTCAAATTAGGCACCCACGACTTCGATGAGCATGCAGCTACAGAGACGCCGTACCCTTCCAGTAGGCTGCGCGACAGAGCAGGGGGAGCGAGGGCACGGAGGAGGCTCAGCATCGCCGACAAAAACTCTAATTCCCTCGCTTGAACCCGTCCATGTCTGTTCGGGTTCGCCGTGCAGCGACGAGACATAAAAAGCGCAGGTAACCTCCGGCGACTCTCGCTGAACGGCGGCGATACGCCCTGGGCCGGGCGCTTTCTCGCATTCTGCGCGGAAGAGACAGCTGCGAGGGCGCTCACGGCGTGACTAACAAAAagctctgcgcggcgactgCAAACATCCCTGTGGGTCCTGTACAGCGTGGCGCCGTTTCTTCTCACGAGCGTGATGGTTATGAGCATAGCATAACCACGCAGCCTCGCTTCTCTAGGTCAATTCCCCATTGCTGCCTCCCTTGGGAGGTGTACAGGCTGCGGCGGTATACCCTCCACGTGAGGCACGTGCGTTTAGTCACCGCTAGTGAGGGGTGACCGTTGCCGGCGGTAGGCCGTCCTAACGcttcgcgtttcctctctaGTGGCAGGCTTTATGGTATAGAGATCGTCGACATCTACGATGCTGCGGCGTGCCGGGACACTGTGCGAGCAAGAGGGTATCCTCCCGAGTGTAACAACGAGTCCTTTGCAGATCTGTCTGCCCCAGGGAGCCCCCCCTCTGGACACGAGAAGGGGTATCGCCGGAAACGAGTGCtttccgcggcgcttcgaGGGTTGTTAGTTGTCTGCAGATAGATTTGAATGTCGCAACGCGATGCGCACGAGCCCAGACCGAAGGCCCTCCAGCGGACAGCCCCGAGTGCGATTGACAAACGTTTTCAAAACAGCAAGCGACCCGTGCACCCATCCACTGCatggcgcgccttcgcgtcccACAGGCCATAAATAAGCGTTTACTTTTCACAGTACGGGAAAAGGGTGCCGCGGGCACGAAAGATACTCCTCTGTTCTCAAATGGCTGCTGAAAAGAGTGTGAAGCTGTCGCAGAAGCCGCCTTGGGACGCGCCGTGGCAATgaccgcaggcgcggcggccgcgacggagaggaaaaaacTAGCGAACTGCAGACAAGATACCAACGCACACCGCCCAGATGGAAGATCCCAGACCTGCTCGACAacaggcgaggcgaacgccTGCATGAGCAGAGTTCCGTAGAGTCCCTCGTAGGACGGCGAGACGAGTCCCAGCATCTCGCATCGTGCCTGTATGCACGACGCGACTTTCTTCAAGCAAGGTGCAGGCTAGGAGACGGGAAAGGTCCCGCAGCGGAATCCCGGTGCATTTTTTCACTGTGTTGCAGCCTgacgcgtcgcccgctgtcccccctgcctctcgccttctaGCTCGCAGAGACTAGATCGTCCACGAGGCGTGTGAGAGATGTGCGAGAGCCTCCTACTGcctcctgctcgcctcctggagggggcggcgggggaggggggagggcgcgccTCATTCGTCGCTGGCGTCTTGTTTGAggagctgcctgcgccgctcttcgtcggccttcttcttcgccagaAGTTTTACTTTTCGGTCGGCATTGGCCGTGCGGATCATGCGGAATCCGGTCTTGATCACGTTTCCAGTCGCGGAGAGCGTCTTCCCCGTCCCCCAGAGCCCGAGACCCAAGCCGAAGCTGACGCCCCACATGCTCTCCGAATCCCGCGCCAGCACCAGTCCGGCGCTCACAAgcccgacggcgaaggcgagcttCCCGAGGGACTTGAACAGCTTGAATCTCCTCCTGTCTCGCGAGAAGAACTCCAGATCCTGCCCACTGTGGTTCCTGCCTTTGCTGTTggaggcgtccgcgacgTGCGAGTCTCCAGCGCCCGGCTCAGTTGCCGTCCCGTCTGTCCGGCGCTCCTCACGCGTTTCGACTGTATCGTCCAGGCCGGGCGGCTTGGAGAGCACCACCGGacttctccgcgtcttctcgtccaaggccgcggggggggtgacgcggagccgcgcgcgcgcccgcgtctgcaCACTGAGAGATCCCGGCTGCTCACGAGCCGAGGTGGATGCCTTGAGCCCTTCTGAACAAGCCCCCTGTTGACAAAACAATGCCAggtgcgcgccgcagacgaccaGCATAACGCAaaacggccgcgcgcggaaaaaaggcctgcgccgcgtaACAGGCCTGGGACGGCCTGCCGAGCTGCCTGCGTCAGCCGACCGCTCCAGCATCGCGGGAGCGTGTCAAATCCGTCACTGCAGCTGaggcagacacacgcacacacttTGAAACGCGCAGACACCTGCCACGACGGCGGAGAACCTTACACCCGCATTAACGTCGCACTCGCTCGCCAAAAAGACGAAAGGCCAGCTGAATGCGTCGCCTCCAAAGTTCACCCGACCAAACCCTCCTAACGCACTACGGAGAAAAACCTGCAGACACTCACAGGGGAACTGCACAGGGCTCTCGAAAACGCGTGTTGGCATGCCTTCCTGGGGAGGAAACGAGTGATGCCCGCAGCGGATTTCCGCACAAGCATGACGCAGCAATACTGCCTCCAGTCGAGCCGTCGATGGACCgcacgaggacgcggaagcgagcgacCTACACCCGAAAACTCGAACTGACACGTTTGAAATTACCTCGGGCGCCGCTCTGACTACTGAACTGGTCGTCGTTCATGTATAAACTGAAACGGTGAAAGCGGGAATGGAGACTCCGTGCCTCTCAGCTTGGGAGGCTCGCTCGAAACGCGCTCGGAAGCCAACTCGCGGCCGGGATTTACAGCGAACATCGAACGTCCTCTTCGGGAGCATACAGGTGCGCATTGACCTATAATTTGCAAGGAGTGCCTTTTCAGCGCACAAAAAACTGCATTTTTCCACATCAACGCCTAACTCTCCCATCGGAAACAGCGGTGCAAGAGCCACGGCTGTGCTTCGAGGGCAGAGAGCCGTTTCAGTTGGACGGGAGAAATTATGAGGAAACCATGGGCGGAACGCAAAAAGAGCGCTCCTTTGCAATACAATGATGCATGcgcctttcttttctctcctcttgtCAAGCAGAAGCCTATCGAAGGcctgccgcggtcgcggagacACCTGCGGCGATGCCAACGGCAGATGCAAaaacgccgcggcgacaggcgcgcgcaaccggctcgggcgcggccgctcggACCCAGACAGCGGTACAGGACACAAAGTTAGGAGGCCTAGATACCGCAGGAGACAACTGAAGCCGTGAGCGAGACGCTGCCCTGCCCAGAAACAGCTAAAAGCCCAGAAAGCTGCTAAGAGTCAGCTCATGCGTTCAGGAAGGGCTGCCCTTGGGCTCGTGGCAGCCAGCCAGTTCAAGGCGGCTCCAGCAGGGCCTACCGAGCTGTAGGAGCTGTTCTAGAAGGCAACTCTAGTTGCCCACAAGGGCCTAAggggcgcggcttcgcgcgtgCCGATCCTGTGCAGGGCGACTAGAGGGCTTTTTCGGGTCTTCTTGTGCGCGTGTGAACTCGCCAGAGAAAAAGAGCAGCGTCCGCAGTCGACCGTCGCGAGAAAAACCTCGGCTGAAGAGTGCTCACAGGCGCAGGCAGTCGCGGACGCGTCATGAGCTGCTGCACCTttgctccgccgcctcgcaccGGCGTCTGCGTTATCAGCCGCTCATGCCGTGCCTCTCGGTGGGCTGACTTCATTCGTAAGCCGCCGCAGGAATGGATCTAGACGCTGCGTTCTGATGCGCTGGGGCTGGGTCCAAGGTTCACAGGCGGCCTTGGTAAACTGCCCGAGAGCGTTTGGAGCCTTCGTTCTAGCTGAATGCGAACGA from Besnoitia besnoiti strain Bb-Ger1 chromosome XIII, whole genome shotgun sequence includes these protein-coding regions:
- a CDS encoding hypothetical protein (encoded by transcript BESB_030540), encoding MLERSADAGSSAGRPRPVTRRRPFFRARPFCVMLVVCGAHLALFCQQGACSEGLKASTSAREQPGSLSVQTRARARLRVTPPAALDEKTRRSPVVLSKPPGLDDTVETREERRTDGTATEPGAGDSHVADASNSKGRNHSGQDLEFFSRDRRRFKLFKSLGKLAFAVGLVSAGLVLARDSESMWGVSFGLGLGLWGTGKTLSATGNVIKTGFRMIRTANADRKVKLLAKKKADEERRRQLLKQDASDE
- a CDS encoding initiation factor, subunit 2 family protein (encoded by transcript BESB_030530), whose amino-acid sequence is MLSLLRALAPPALSRSLLEGEGSRVYSLRETHSLGSSQSLKDEASASSRFPAAGCLPHARAAVGWSLACLALSPRTARGTRALAPCSVEPQRRLTLWSSLRLPRRETANRGAREDLRSSPAVARQPSPGDRLAPGGAMTLEGVVASAGAIGPAGAASALGGPPVSSPSPASGAPAPHCVSSVTPSHAKTVAGAQTRRKSEKGAGSAAGAALSPSAAAGKSPSFSGGSGNSPLLAGAAGTSRPHHHGPAAAPLPPSAAAGQGGPEGRRRKETNKASALASSNVQWHSHLRFLSHLPPYDRSVIPMCSFTVEGVPILKRPQGRRQKGGNEEVPLQTRIVMDFQQDLVHPAVIRVGLQMGRRRVTGTNARTVAMLTAFERFIEDYCPPPYEAVDKHLKIALDRQINFITHCRPHSLSMGGAIRWLKKRLSSYATMPLQDTKVALCSEISTFISQRILAATCAVANVFQEQLAEDGDCLLVYGKSTAVLRAIIQAKKRGRRFTVVVVDSHPHLAGQATARAFAAAGIEVTYTLLNGLSYHMEDVTKVVLGAAAVLANAAVVNRAGAAVAAMTGKRYAKPIFVLCESYKMFDRIVFDSCSFNELDDPELVWTTPTSYSSSAIARKAGEYDSLFAESTRQYPRMSLRASSANAPPGLSSPLIRAASFLSKPRKSQTAPAGVGGINGASNAVPAASPAAQPAAAGTLAGSASAKLLNGKVEVSLGAGGKPDGKHAGLLCGNAQSGSFFGAGGEEEPDVRPTSRVKAAKAASGAADAVGAASHGDESSSAGSEVCVMNLCYDVTPAQFVDFVVTEDGIYPASNVPALLVRGSGRAGGAVLD